One Exiguobacterium sp. BMC-KP genomic window, CGTTTCGTGACCTCGTCACACGCGTCGCCTTCAACGACGACGAGTGGTCCTTCAAGTAAACGGATGATTTCACCCGCCGTGATGCTTTGTGCTTCACGACCGAGCTTATATCCACCGTATGCACCACGAACACTTTTGACGAGACCCCCGTTACGAAGCGGTGCAATCAATTGTTCGAGATAGTGCTCAGATAAGTCATACATCTGGGCGATTTTCTTTAAAGACAATGGTTTGGATTCAGCTTCTTTCGCGAGTGCGATCATGATCGTCAGACCATATCGCCCTTTCGTTGAGATTTTCATCATGCGAAGGATCATCCTTTCTAGTATAGTAGTAGCTAAAAGTGGAAGGAGCGTATGTGTATGGCACATTTATTTGAATCCCAGTCCCCTGCCGGACCGCTCGCAAATCGGATGCGTCCGCAGAATCTGGATGAGATTGTTGGGCAACACCATCTGATTGGAGAGACGACGCTCCTGCGGCGTGCCATCCTAGCTGACCGTCTTGGAACCGTCATTTTCTACGGTCCACCTGGAACTGGTAAGACGACGCTCGCGCGCGTCATCTCTAGTTATACGAAATCAGCGTTTGAGCAACTGAATGCGGTCACTGCAAAACTGGAACAATTACGAGAAATTCTAAAAGCAGCTGAAGCTCGTCTCCAGTTCGAAGATCAAAAAACGATCCTCTTTCTTGACGAGATCCATCGTTTCAATAAGATGCAACAGGACGCCTTACTACCGGCACTTGAAGCGGGTACGATCACATTGATCGGGGCGACGACGGAAAATCCGAGTTTTGAAGTCAACGCCGCACTCTTGTCTCGAGCAACAGTCTTTCGTTTTGAACCACCGACAGCAGATGATTTACGAATCGTCCTTGATCGGACCCTGAAGGATGCGGATCGTGGTCTTGGCAAATACCCGATCACGATCACGGATGAAGCGATCGATCATTACGTCAAGTTATCGGATGGCGATTACCGGGCATTGTTGAATGCACTTGAACTCGCTGTCTTGACGACACCGGAAATCGATGGTCAGATTACGATTGATCTCGCTGTCGCCGAGGAATCGATTCAGCAAAAAGCATTGAAATACGATAAGGACGGTGACCGTCATTATGATGTCATCTCTGCCTTCATTAAATCGATTCGAGGTTCCGATCCGGACGCCGCGCTCTACTGGCTCGCTGTCATGATTGAAGCCGGTGAAAGCCCACGCTTTATCGTCCGCCGTCTCTATGTCCATGCAGCAGAAGACATCGGTCTGTCTGATCCGCAAGCCTTACTAATGGTCGATGCGTGTGCACGTGCTTGTGAATACGTCGGTTTTCCGGAAGCACGAATCCCGCTCGCTGAAACGGTCTTGTATCTCGCGACGGCACCGAAATCGAATACTGTCATCTCAGCGATTGATCAAGCATTGACGCTCGTTCGTCGCTCGGACGGGGGACCGGTCCCACCGCACTTGCGCGATGCCCATCACCCAGGTGCCGCAGCACTTGGAAATGGCGTCACCTATCAATATCCGCACGATTTTGAGCACGCTTATGTCCCCCAGAATTATTGGCCCGAGAACCTCGCTCGGACGAAACCAGTCTTTTATCGTCCTAGTCCACGTGGGTTTGAGAAACAATTGCAAGCTCGTCTTGATTTTTGGAACAAACAAACAGCTACACATCAGAAAAAGCGACCATAAGGTCGCTTTTTTTTAACGAACGCGCTCAATCGTCACGCCGGCTTCACGGACAATCTCATTGATGACATAGCTTGCTGCAATCAACCCACCGACTGATGGAACGAACGCATTCGAACTTGGTGGCATCTTCGCCTTACGAATCGCCGCTGCATCGTTTCCGACGACTTGGCGGACTTCTTCGATGATCTTAACAGGTGGCTCGTCGGAGAAGACGACAGGGACA contains:
- the cymR gene encoding cysteine metabolism transcriptional regulator CymR; translated protein: MKISTKGRYGLTIMIALAKEAESKPLSLKKIAQMYDLSEHYLEQLIAPLRNGGLVKSVRGAYGGYKLGREAQSITAGEIIRLLEGPLVVVEGDACDEVTKRKLWDKIQQAVDQVLDSTTLQDLAEEEDTGYMFYI
- a CDS encoding replication-associated recombination protein A, with the translated sequence MAHLFESQSPAGPLANRMRPQNLDEIVGQHHLIGETTLLRRAILADRLGTVIFYGPPGTGKTTLARVISSYTKSAFEQLNAVTAKLEQLREILKAAEARLQFEDQKTILFLDEIHRFNKMQQDALLPALEAGTITLIGATTENPSFEVNAALLSRATVFRFEPPTADDLRIVLDRTLKDADRGLGKYPITITDEAIDHYVKLSDGDYRALLNALELAVLTTPEIDGQITIDLAVAEESIQQKALKYDKDGDRHYDVISAFIKSIRGSDPDAALYWLAVMIEAGESPRFIVRRLYVHAAEDIGLSDPQALLMVDACARACEYVGFPEARIPLAETVLYLATAPKSNTVISAIDQALTLVRRSDGGPVPPHLRDAHHPGAAALGNGVTYQYPHDFEHAYVPQNYWPENLARTKPVFYRPSPRGFEKQLQARLDFWNKQTATHQKKRP